DNA sequence from the Bradyrhizobium sp. CIAT3101 genome:
GGTCATGAGGCACCTTGCGGCTTGATACGGAACACCAACGAGAAGGCGATCTTCTTTTCTCCTTTGGCGACCTGGCCGAGATGCAGATCCGGCGGCAGGATTTCTGATCCGAGCTTCAACTGGTACTCCGCAGGCACGCCCTCGAGGTGGAGTGCCGCTCGTGAGATCGCCCAAGCGATAATCTTTTCGATGGTGACACTTGGCGCGAAATCCCGGTGAACCTGCCGGGCGTTGTAAACCACGGTGACCGCGATCTTGCCTTTCGACGCGACGTGGACGAGCCGGAACTCCTCGATCACGAGTTCAACGACCCGATGCTCCTCGACAAGACATTCCTCCTCGTCCTCGAAGAACATTTCCGTCAGCTCGACCCGCTTCGTCTCGAGGACGACTGCCTCGATGACCTCCTTGGCGGTCGCGCCGCGCGCCACCTGGATCTGACGGGGTGCGCGCTCCCCCTCGATGGCCAGAACCAGCTCATGCGAATCAACTTCGTTGTCCATTTGAGTGCTCCGCGGTTAAGAACGGGCACTTATCTATACTTTCATTCCCTTAATGTCAATAATACAAACAATATTAATTTACTAGTTTCATAAACTGTTGGTAGCACAAACATTTCTTGAAATTGGGCGCTGGTGGTGTAGAATAAGGTATGGATTCAAACCTTTATCGCCTGTTCGGAGACCGGGTCCGGGAGCTCCGAGAGACTCGCAGCGTGACCCAGGAAGAGCTTGCTCGCCGGGTTCAGCTCTCACGTGCGTCGATCACAAATATCGAGAAGGGCCGGCAGCGGGTGCTCCTGCATCAGCTGATCGAGATCGCGGACGCTTTGGACGCGAAACCCTCCGAGCTCATGCCTTCACCGCAGTCGCAGTCGGACGCGACCATGCGACAGGACGTGGCGCGCGTCGTCGAGATGCTGAAGAGAGAAATCAAGGTCGGATAAATGAAGCCTCGCATCGGCTACGCACGCGTACGCCGCAAGGCTGCAGAGCTTCTTGAGGGCCAGAATTCTCCACCAGTTTCGCTCGATCTCGTCGCCGACTTATTGGGTGCAGAGATCCGAGAAGTAGAGCTCGATGATGATGCATCGGGCATTCTATTTCGGGGAAACGGCCGAAAGGTAATTGCGGTGAACCGCTCCCATCATCCTCTGCGCAAGCGGTTCACGATTGCGCATGAGTTGGGCCATCTCGCTCTGCATAAGGGGACAGAGGTTCACGTCGATCAGGTCTTCAGAATTAACTTGAGAGATTCGCGATCCGCAACCGCCGAGGACGTCGAGGAAATCGAAGCCAACGCGTTTGCAGCCAATCTGTTGATTCCGGCACAATGGATTAGGC
Encoded proteins:
- a CDS encoding helix-turn-helix transcriptional regulator → MTQEELARRVQLSRASITNIEKGRQRVLLHQLIEIADALDAKPSELMPSPQSQSDATMRQDVARVVEMLKREIKVG
- a CDS encoding ImmA/IrrE family metallo-endopeptidase, with amino-acid sequence MKPRIGYARVRRKAAELLEGQNSPPVSLDLVADLLGAEIREVELDDDASGILFRGNGRKVIAVNRSHHPLRKRFTIAHELGHLALHKGTEVHVDQVFRINLRDSRSATAEDVEEIEANAFAANLLIPAQWIRLDVAGYTLDLENEARIDALADRYQVSKQAMIIRLTSLFSPK